Proteins from a genomic interval of Stenotrophomonas maltophilia:
- a CDS encoding GNAT family N-acetyltransferase, translating to MSLQIRRATLADVDALSAIAITTYNETWGDSYPAQELLDFLQAHYSSEPQRAELSDPRSAIWLLMDRDNVVGYLAAGANTLPHTDAREGDIELKRFYILAAHQNGGHGARLMDAFMEWLDHPHHRTLWVGVWEENFGAQRFYARYGCSKVGEYDFIVGDTHDRELILRRP from the coding sequence ATGTCGTTGCAGATCCGCCGCGCCACCCTCGCCGATGTCGACGCACTGTCGGCCATCGCCATCACCACCTACAACGAAACCTGGGGCGACTCGTACCCGGCGCAGGAGCTGCTGGATTTCCTGCAGGCGCACTACAGCAGCGAACCGCAGCGCGCCGAACTGTCCGACCCGCGCAGTGCGATCTGGCTGCTGATGGACCGCGACAACGTGGTCGGTTATCTGGCCGCCGGTGCCAACACCCTGCCGCACACGGATGCACGCGAGGGCGACATCGAACTGAAGCGGTTCTACATCCTGGCTGCACACCAGAACGGCGGCCATGGCGCACGCCTGATGGATGCGTTCATGGAGTGGCTGGACCACCCGCACCACCGCACTCTGTGGGTGGGCGTGTGGGAAGAGAACTTCGGCGCGCAGCGCTTCTACGCGCGCTATGGCTGCAGCAAGGTCGGCGAGTACGACTTCATCGTCGGCGACACCCACGACCGCGAGCTCATCCTGCGCCGACCGTGA